One window of the Bacillota bacterium genome contains the following:
- the ruvC gene encoding crossover junction endodeoxyribonuclease RuvC yields MVVVMGLDPGVAVTGYGLLLTTGSSYEVIAYDCLRTPAGLPDAGRLELLYRLFTALHERYRPREVAVEQLFFHRNVTTALQVGQARGVALLAAAQAGARIIEYTPLQIKQSITGSGRADKKQVQYMVRTVLGLAATPRPDDVADALAVAICHCHHRRMEALR; encoded by the coding sequence ATGGTTGTCGTTATGGGGCTCGACCCCGGCGTGGCTGTTACCGGCTACGGGCTGCTATTAACTACCGGCAGCAGTTACGAGGTGATCGCCTACGATTGTCTGCGCACCCCGGCCGGCCTGCCCGACGCCGGCCGCCTGGAATTGCTCTACCGGCTGTTCACTGCTCTTCACGAGCGCTACCGCCCCCGGGAAGTGGCGGTAGAGCAGTTGTTCTTTCACCGGAATGTGACCACCGCCTTGCAGGTCGGGCAGGCGCGCGGCGTGGCCCTGCTGGCCGCCGCCCAGGCGGGCGCCCGGATCATTGAATACACCCCGTTGCAGATCAAGCAGAGTATTACCGGCTCGGGCCGGGCCGATAAGAAGCAGGTACAGTACATGGTGCGCACGGTCCTCGGTCTGGCGGCAACCCCCCGGCCCGACGACGTCGCGGACGCGCTGGCGGTGGCCATA